The genomic interval TCATCCATCACCTCGGCTGTGCGCTGCAGCATCCAGCGGTCAAGCAACGGCAGTTCGGCCACGGGGATGGCGTCGGTTGCCGGATGGAAGTCGTGCAGGTTGCCGAGCAGGTAACGGCTGGTGTTGCGCACTTTGCGGTACACATCCGCCAGCTGGCGCAAAATCCCGGCTCCGATCGGCACATCGGCGGAGTAATCCACCGAGCTCACCCACAGCCGCAGAACATCGGCTCCATAGGGCGGTTCCTGCTTCTGGTTCTTCCCTCCCTCGATGATCACCATCGGGTCGACCACATTGCCGAGGGATTTGCTCATCTTGCGGCCCTTCTCATCAAGGGCGAAGCCATGGGTGAGCACCCGCTTGTAGGGCGCATGGCCATTGACGGCGACCGAGGTGAGCAGTGAGCTCTGGAACCAGCCCCTGTGTTGGTCGGATCCTTCCAGGTAGAGGTCGGCGGGATAGCTGAGGTTGTCGCGCTGACTGGCGACAGCGGCCCAGCTCGAGCCGGAGTCAAACCACACATCCATGGTGTCGGTGCCCTTCCGCCACTGATCGGCCTGGTCGGCATAGGAGGCCGGCAGCAAATCAGCTTCGTCTTTTTCCCACCAGACGTCGGCACCGTGTTCGGCGATCAGTCCTTCGATGTGAGCCAGGGTGTCGGCATTCAGCAGCACGTCACCGTTGCTGCGGTGATAGAAGACGGGAATCGGTACGCCCCAGGTGCGCTGCCGTGAGATGCACCAGTCGCCCCGCTCTTTCACCATCGATTCGATGCGGTTGCGACCTGAGGCGGGAGTCCACTCCACCTCAGCGATCGCATCGAGTGCCTGTTGACGGAACCCTTCCACGGAGGCGAACCACTGCTCAGTGGCCCGGAAGATCGTGGGTTTCTTGGTGCGCCAGTCGTAGGGGTAGCGGTGGCCATAGGCCTCCTGCTTGAGCAGGGCGCCTGCGGCATCAAGCGCCTCGATGATCGCGGCGTTGGCATCCTTGAGAACGTTCAGTCCCGCGAACGGCCCGGCCTCCTCGGTGAGGTTGCCGGCTTCGTCCACGGGGCAGAGCACCGGTAGGCCGTTCTTCTGGCCGGTGTGGAAGTCATCGACGCCATGACCAGGAGCGGTGTGCACGAGGCCCGTGCCCGATTCAGTGGTGATGTAGTCGCCGCCGATGACCACCGGACTGCTGCGATCAAGAAGAGGGTGGCGGTAGGTCAAACCAGCGAGCAGGGCGCCTTTGACCGTGGCGCGCCGGGTCAGCGGGCGTTCCAGGGTTGAGCTCAGCGAGGCAATCAAATCAGTCGCCACCAGCAACAGGCGGCCTGCGCCGTCGTCTGCAAGGGCGTAGTCGAGTCGTTCGTTCACGGACACCGCCAGGTTCGCCGGCAATGTCCAGGGCGTGGTGGTCCAGATGGCGACCTGCAGGGCTTTGCCCAGACCTTCTGTATCGGTTGGCAGCTCGATGCCATCAGCCCTGAGCGCATCCCGAAGGGACGCTGGCAGCTCCACCGCAGGGAAGGCGGCGTAGACGCTGGGGCTGGTGTGGCCGTCGGGGTACTCCAGTTCGGCCTCGGCCAACGCTGTGCGGGAGCTCGGACTCCAGTGCACCGGCTTCAGCCCTCGATAGATGTGCCCTTTGAGCACCATTTCGCCAAACACCCGGATCTGGGCGGATTCGTATTCCTTCTGCAGAGTCAGATAAGGCTGGTCCCAGTCGGCCCAGATTCCCCAGCGCTGGAAGCCTTTCATCTGGCCATCCACTTGCTTGCGGGCGTAGGCGGCTGCCTTTTTGCGCAGCTTGATCGGTGTCAGCGCCTTTCGCTGCTCCTGATCCATCGACTGCAGCACCTTGAGCTCGATCGGGAGACCGTGGCAGTCCCAGCCAGGGACGTAACGCACCCGCCGCCCGTTCAACACCTGATATTTGTTGATGACGTCCTTCAGCACCTTGTTGAGGGCATGGCCCATATGAAGAGCGCCGTTGGCGTAGGGCGGGCCATCGTGGAGAGTGAACGTTGGACCGCTGTTCTTGAGGCCCAGCTCGCCGTCGATTCCTTGGTTCTTCCAGAAGGACTGCAGTTCCGGTTCGCGTTGGACGGCATTGGCGCGCATGCCGAAACCCGTCTGCAGCAGGTTGAGCGTGTCTTTGTAGGAGGGACGTCCCTCGGCGGCGGCGTCGCGCTTCTCCTTGCTCACGGGGTCCCTGCTCTGGCCTCGGGATTATCAGTCCTCGCCCTCTGGGGATGTGGCATCCGCGGGGGGGACAGGCTCGGTGCTGGTCATTTCTGAACCAGCGTCATCGCTAGCGGCAGCGTTTTCAGGGGACTCGGGACGTACCCATTTTTTCTCGGTGACCCCTGATTTCCCAGTCGGCTTGAGTTGTTTGGCGATGCCGCTGATGCCTTCCCCAACGCGGCCTGTGGTGATGAGGAGCTGCCGAACGCTGGTGCGCCAGTGGTCGAGCGATTGAAAACGCTGCTGCTCTGTTTCGCTGAGAGTGTTCCACCGGGCTTGTCCGACCTCAGTGCCCAAGCGAGCGATCAATAAACCGGCGCAGAGAACGGCGAGCATCGGGGCTCCCCTCAGCCGGTCACTGCTGGTAACCAGCACGAGACCCAGTAGCAACACCACCGCTCCCCACACACCATCGCGCGGGCGACTGAGTTCAACGGCCAACAGGGGAAGCAGCAGGAGTGCAAGGCCAAGCAGGAGGCAGAAATCGCCGCTTAGGGTCGCAAGCATCCGTGTTGATGCGGACTGCTCCCATTCTGGGGCGATCTCTAAAGTTGGCGCATTGCCCACCTGGCGGAATTGGTAGACGCGCTGGTTTTAGGTACCAGTGGCTTCGGTCGTGGGGGTTCAAGTCCCCCGGTGGGCATTCCTTTCCCTACGGTGGTTCGGGAACGTTCCAGACTTGTTGCCTGTCCTCCGGATGCATCAGAGCACTGCTCAACAACAGCAGCCTCGTCCGGTTGGAGTGGCTTACCGCTCGGTACCCCGCGAATTTGTTGACCCGCCTGCCTTTTGGAATCCCACCGTTGGGTTGTTCCTCGGGGGGTATGCGCTGGCCGCTTTAACCGTCTGGGGTTGGTTTGTGGCGGCTTGGCCCTTG from Synechococcus sp. UW69 carries:
- a CDS encoding Ycf66 family protein; translation: MLATLSGDFCLLLGLALLLLPLLAVELSRPRDGVWGAVVLLLGLVLVTSSDRLRGAPMLAVLCAGLLIARLGTEVGQARWNTLSETEQQRFQSLDHWRTSVRQLLITTGRVGEGISGIAKQLKPTGKSGVTEKKWVRPESPENAAASDDAGSEMTSTEPVPPADATSPEGED
- the ileS gene encoding isoleucine--tRNA ligase, encoding MSKEKRDAAAEGRPSYKDTLNLLQTGFGMRANAVQREPELQSFWKNQGIDGELGLKNSGPTFTLHDGPPYANGALHMGHALNKVLKDVINKYQVLNGRRVRYVPGWDCHGLPIELKVLQSMDQEQRKALTPIKLRKKAAAYARKQVDGQMKGFQRWGIWADWDQPYLTLQKEYESAQIRVFGEMVLKGHIYRGLKPVHWSPSSRTALAEAELEYPDGHTSPSVYAAFPAVELPASLRDALRADGIELPTDTEGLGKALQVAIWTTTPWTLPANLAVSVNERLDYALADDGAGRLLLVATDLIASLSSTLERPLTRRATVKGALLAGLTYRHPLLDRSSPVVIGGDYITTESGTGLVHTAPGHGVDDFHTGQKNGLPVLCPVDEAGNLTEEAGPFAGLNVLKDANAAIIEALDAAGALLKQEAYGHRYPYDWRTKKPTIFRATEQWFASVEGFRQQALDAIAEVEWTPASGRNRIESMVKERGDWCISRQRTWGVPIPVFYHRSNGDVLLNADTLAHIEGLIAEHGADVWWEKDEADLLPASYADQADQWRKGTDTMDVWFDSGSSWAAVASQRDNLSYPADLYLEGSDQHRGWFQSSLLTSVAVNGHAPYKRVLTHGFALDEKGRKMSKSLGNVVDPMVIIEGGKNQKQEPPYGADVLRLWVSSVDYSADVPIGAGILRQLADVYRKVRNTSRYLLGNLHDFHPATDAIPVAELPLLDRWMLQRTAEVMDDITEAFENFEFFRFFQLLQNFCVTDLSNFYLDIAKDRLYVSAPQDRRRRSCQTVMALIIERLAGLIAPVLCHMAEDIWQNLPYPVEETSVFRRGWPTVPADWRDSALSAPVQQLRELRAAVNKVLEDCRGRQELGASLEASVRIDARRPELQAALSWLNEEGDAEVDGLRDWLLVSQLQIGGEPWAELLASQDDDLALIEVSRARGIKCERCWHYEGDVGQHPDHPHICGRCVGVLERRTHQLA